A section of the Maniola jurtina chromosome 28, ilManJurt1.1, whole genome shotgun sequence genome encodes:
- the LOC123879342 gene encoding uncharacterized protein LOC123879342 isoform X3: MWGESSKNCEINCQCSGLITENFNINSGNSATKRKQEEALSNNYRLKIHPHTLDFNRKQSPMSSPMCTPSKRRVLGEIQNSPLFRPKDSPTIERLKKTPINKKSPLIEHLSPLTSRSEKCKRIKVSKISRILEERSRYRMANKENELNMSETFLNMDDEQSYSLTRSKMYHKMDNEGSYSLKRSKMCLKMDDEETHSLTRSKMYFNKDNRENESLSFRKISHKETKRNIDSVKRSNMFTTLTCKENESLMSETFIKLDVEEETRDCSFVDTFPGTSATTSNWCKAKLDFTDALQSKSFENDDETKNIDMYVPEKDENIDADFETLHDLEEEFGCTNFDECSKYEIISTDSPNIISSGRSTSRKIHSRNFEFGAPLLENEKSTSFNKPNVNATRMLNFDDENFEFTSPAVKKHSVSVKKSLKFTEKHNISVKKTLKFTETPTKKIFKCTETPVKMVLRHERSDSSIGSMSMSPKIESTKLRIYPSDSTTSMESGFISELEDQFLDYEVSSSPKMPNFKELLSGQIKDGFTGNKLLTGQIEDTFGETQLLPDEIQNSFELKQLKDDSNKLFNISTQITHGFEESPLFSREVKHTFGENQLFSEAENTFGAKQLFSENAQNSFGEKQLFSEEIKHSFGENQLFSGEIKERLEEKPFNVRRPLQRSLSFNPEGFRARISLFSIKESENQEKKNNKRNERNDLENISSKRRRSNCQSPEVEKPVRPVLQRAFSENHASIMSAMTRFETEPDLIGDFTLPFALPLTSGEHADLSSISCDTLAGLLRGEFVDSISEFQVIDCRYPYEFEGGHIAGAVNLYTPELVLSLVEQPRWGGPGRSILVFHCEFSRERGPKLSRFLRSKDRMKNKENYPSLHYPEVYLLHEGYRAFYQRYPELCSPLGYTAMLDPVHRVALKKHRSFSLTSTSGNRRNRFLL; this comes from the exons TTTGATAACGGAGAACTTCAATATAAACTCTGGCAACAGTGCAACCAAAAGGAAACAGGAAGAAGCGTTATCAAACAACTACAGATTAAAGATACACCCACACACTTTAGACTTCAACAGAAAACAGTCTCCCATGAGTTCTCCTATGTGCACACCATCCAAGCGGAGAGTTCTAGGCGAGATTCAGAATTCTCCATTATTCAG GCCAAAGGACTCCCCAACAATAGAAAGACTGAAGAAAACACCAATTAACAAAAAGTCCCCCTTAATAGAACATCTATCACCCTTAACCAGCCGATCCGAGAAATGCAAGCGCATAAAAGTGTCAAAAATATCGCGGATACTTGAAGAGAGATCCAGATACAGAATGGCTAATAAAGAGAATGAGTTGAATATGTCAGAGACGTTCCTTAATATGGACGATGAGCAAAGTTATTCACTGACACGGTCAAAAATGTACCATAAAATGGACAATGAAGGAAGTTATTCACTGAAACG GTCAAAAATGTGCCTTAAAATGGACGATGAAGAAACTCATTCACTGACGCGGTCAAAAATGTACTTTAATAAGGACAATAGAGAAAATGAATCATTATCATTTAGAAAAATTTCTCATAAGGAAACTAAAAGGAACATAGATTCGGTAAAGAGATCAAATATGTTCACAACTTTGACTTGTAAAGAAAATGAGTCTTTAATGTCAGAGACTTTTATAAAACTGGACGTGGAGGAGGAGACTAGGGACTGTTCGTTCGTTGACACGTTCCCTGGTACCTCTGCAACGACGTCCAATTGGTGCAAGGCTAAG TTGGACTTCACAGACGCACTGCAATCAAAATCCTTCGAAAATGACGATGAGACAAAAAACATAGACATGTACGTGCCAGAAAAGGACGAAAATATTGACGCAGACTTTGAAACACTACATGATTTGGAGgaagaatttggctgtaccaaTTTTGATGAGTGTTCTAAGTACGAGATCATTTCTACGGACAGCCCTAACATCATATCAAGCGGGCGCTCCACGTCAAGGAAAATACATTCCAGGAATTTCGAATTTGGTGCTCCGTTACTGGAAAACGAAAAATCTACTAGTTTCAACAAACCTAATGTTAATGCGACTCGTATGTTAAACTTCGATGATGAAAACTTCGAATTTACTTCCCCGGCTGTCAAAAAACATAGCGTTTCTGTCAAAAAATCGTTGAAGTTCACAGAAAAACACAACatatctgtcaaaaaaaccttgAAGTTTACTGAGACACcgaccaaaaaaatatttaagtgtaCAGAGACGCCGGTCAAAATGGTTTTGAGGCACGAACGTAGTGATTCTAGTATTGGATCTATGTCCATGTCTCCAAAAATTGAGTCGACAAAATTGAGGATATATCCGTCGGATTCCACAACGTCCATGGAAAGTGGGTTTATATCGGAATTAGAAGATCAATTTTTGGATTATGAAGTATCCAGTTCTCCAAAAATGCCAAACTTCAAAGAATTGCTATCCGGACAAATTAAAGATGGTTTCACTGGTAATAAATTACTAACCGGTCAAATTGAGGATACTTTTGGTGAAACTCAGCTGTTACCTGATGAAATTCAAAATAGTTTTGAATTAAAACAGTTAAAAGACGATTCAAATAAGCTGTTTAACATATCCACACAAATTACCCATGGGTTTGAAGAAAGTCCGTTATTTTCTCGAGAAGTGAAACATACTTTTGGAGAAAATCAATTATTTTCTGAAGCCGAGAACACTTTTGGAGCAAAACAGTTATTTTCTGAAAATGCGCAGAATTCTTTTGGAGAAAAACAGTTATTTTCTGAAGAAATCAAGCATTCTTTTGGAGAAAATCAGTTATTTTCTGGGGAAATAAAGGAGAGATTAGAAGAGAAACCGTTTAATGTACGGAGGCCATTGCAGAGGAGTTTGAGTTTTAATCCAGAAGGTTTTAGAGCAAGAATCTCTTTGTTCTCTATTAAGGAGAGTGAAAACCAAGAGAAGAAGAATAATAAGAGAAATGAAag AAATGATTTGGAGAATATTTCAAGTAAACGGAGAAGATCGAATTGCCAAAGTCCAGAAGTGGAGAAGCCAGTTAGACCAGTTCTCCAGCGGGCGTTTTCTGAAAACCATGCGTCTATTATGTCGGCTATGACGAGAT ttGAAACCGAGCCGGATCTAATAGGCGACTTCACGCTCCCGTTCGCGTTACCACTCACAAGCGGCGAGCACGCGGACCTCAGCTCCATATCCTGCGACACGCTGGCCGGACTGCTGCGGGGGGAGTTTGTGGACAGCATTAGTGAATTCCAG GTGATAGACTGCCGCTATCCATACGAGTTCGAAGGCGGCCACATCGCTGGTGCGGTCAACCTCTACACTCCAGAACTGGTGTTGTCTCTGGTGGAACAGCCTCGCTGGGGGGGACCCGGGCGAAGCATACTGGTGTTTCACTGCGAGTTCTCACGAGAGAGGGGGCCCAAGCT GTCCCGCTTCCTCCGCTCAAAGGACCGCATGAAGAACAAGGAGAACTACCCTTCACTCCACTACCCCGAGGTATACCTCCTGCACGAGGGATACCGCGCTTTCTACCAGCGCTACCCCGAGCTATGCTCCCCCTTGGGGTATACCGCCATGCTGGATCCTGTCCACCGCGTGGCTCTCAAGAAGCACCGCTCTTTCAGCCTGACCTCTACCTCTGGCAATAGACGAAACCGGTTCCTGCTCTAA
- the LOC123879342 gene encoding uncharacterized protein LOC123879342 isoform X1, which translates to MWGESSKNCEINCQCSGLITENFNINSGNSATKRKQEEALSNNYRLKIHPHTLDFNRKQSPMSSPMCTPSKRRVLGEIQNSPLFRPKDSPTIERLKKTPINKKSPLIEHLSPLTSRSEKCKRIKVSKISRILEERSRYRMANKENELNMSETFLNMDDEQSYSLTRSKMYHKMDNEGSYSLKRSKTWLKMDSEKSHSRTRSETYLKMDTEESHSMTRSEMFLKIDNAKNNLLTRPKVCLKMDDEESHMMTEPNIFLKTDSAESNLLTSSQMCLKMDDEENYSLTRSKMCLKMDDEETHSLTRSKMYFNKDNRENESLSFRKISHKETKRNIDSVKRSNMFTTLTCKENESLMSETFIKLDVEEETRDCSFVDTFPGTSATTSNWCKAKLDFTDALQSKSFENDDETKNIDMYVPEKDENIDADFETLHDLEEEFGCTNFDECSKYEIISTDSPNIISSGRSTSRKIHSRNFEFGAPLLENEKSTSFNKPNVNATRMLNFDDENFEFTSPAVKKHSVSVKKSLKFTEKHNISVKKTLKFTETPTKKIFKCTETPVKMVLRHERSDSSIGSMSMSPKIESTKLRIYPSDSTTSMESGFISELEDQFLDYEVSSSPKMPNFKELLSGQIKDGFTGNKLLTGQIEDTFGETQLLPDEIQNSFELKQLKDDSNKLFNISTQITHGFEESPLFSREVKHTFGENQLFSEAENTFGAKQLFSENAQNSFGEKQLFSEEIKHSFGENQLFSGEIKERLEEKPFNVRRPLQRSLSFNPEGFRARISLFSIKESENQEKKNNKRNERNDLENISSKRRRSNCQSPEVEKPVRPVLQRAFSENHASIMSAMTRFETEPDLIGDFTLPFALPLTSGEHADLSSISCDTLAGLLRGEFVDSISEFQVIDCRYPYEFEGGHIAGAVNLYTPELVLSLVEQPRWGGPGRSILVFHCEFSRERGPKLSRFLRSKDRMKNKENYPSLHYPEVYLLHEGYRAFYQRYPELCSPLGYTAMLDPVHRVALKKHRSFSLTSTSGNRRNRFLL; encoded by the exons TTTGATAACGGAGAACTTCAATATAAACTCTGGCAACAGTGCAACCAAAAGGAAACAGGAAGAAGCGTTATCAAACAACTACAGATTAAAGATACACCCACACACTTTAGACTTCAACAGAAAACAGTCTCCCATGAGTTCTCCTATGTGCACACCATCCAAGCGGAGAGTTCTAGGCGAGATTCAGAATTCTCCATTATTCAG GCCAAAGGACTCCCCAACAATAGAAAGACTGAAGAAAACACCAATTAACAAAAAGTCCCCCTTAATAGAACATCTATCACCCTTAACCAGCCGATCCGAGAAATGCAAGCGCATAAAAGTGTCAAAAATATCGCGGATACTTGAAGAGAGATCCAGATACAGAATGGCTAATAAAGAGAATGAGTTGAATATGTCAGAGACGTTCCTTAATATGGACGATGAGCAAAGTTATTCACTGACACGGTCAAAAATGTACCATAAAATGGACAATGAAGGAAGTTATTCACTGAAACGGTCGAAAACGTGGCTTAAAATGGACAGTGAAAAAAGTCATTCACGGACAAGGTCTGAAACATACCTTAAGATGGACACTGAAGAAAGTCATTCAATGACACGGTCGGAAATGTTTCTGAAAATTGATAATGcaaagaataatttattaaccaGGCCAAAAGTGTGCCTTAAAATGGACGATGAAGAAAGTCATATGATGACAGAGCCGAACATCTTCCTTAAAACTGACAGCGCAGAAAGCAATTTATTAACAAGCTCACAAATGTGCCTTAAAATGGACGATGAAGAAAATTATTCATTAACTAGGTCAAAAATGTGCCTTAAAATGGACGATGAAGAAACTCATTCACTGACGCGGTCAAAAATGTACTTTAATAAGGACAATAGAGAAAATGAATCATTATCATTTAGAAAAATTTCTCATAAGGAAACTAAAAGGAACATAGATTCGGTAAAGAGATCAAATATGTTCACAACTTTGACTTGTAAAGAAAATGAGTCTTTAATGTCAGAGACTTTTATAAAACTGGACGTGGAGGAGGAGACTAGGGACTGTTCGTTCGTTGACACGTTCCCTGGTACCTCTGCAACGACGTCCAATTGGTGCAAGGCTAAG TTGGACTTCACAGACGCACTGCAATCAAAATCCTTCGAAAATGACGATGAGACAAAAAACATAGACATGTACGTGCCAGAAAAGGACGAAAATATTGACGCAGACTTTGAAACACTACATGATTTGGAGgaagaatttggctgtaccaaTTTTGATGAGTGTTCTAAGTACGAGATCATTTCTACGGACAGCCCTAACATCATATCAAGCGGGCGCTCCACGTCAAGGAAAATACATTCCAGGAATTTCGAATTTGGTGCTCCGTTACTGGAAAACGAAAAATCTACTAGTTTCAACAAACCTAATGTTAATGCGACTCGTATGTTAAACTTCGATGATGAAAACTTCGAATTTACTTCCCCGGCTGTCAAAAAACATAGCGTTTCTGTCAAAAAATCGTTGAAGTTCACAGAAAAACACAACatatctgtcaaaaaaaccttgAAGTTTACTGAGACACcgaccaaaaaaatatttaagtgtaCAGAGACGCCGGTCAAAATGGTTTTGAGGCACGAACGTAGTGATTCTAGTATTGGATCTATGTCCATGTCTCCAAAAATTGAGTCGACAAAATTGAGGATATATCCGTCGGATTCCACAACGTCCATGGAAAGTGGGTTTATATCGGAATTAGAAGATCAATTTTTGGATTATGAAGTATCCAGTTCTCCAAAAATGCCAAACTTCAAAGAATTGCTATCCGGACAAATTAAAGATGGTTTCACTGGTAATAAATTACTAACCGGTCAAATTGAGGATACTTTTGGTGAAACTCAGCTGTTACCTGATGAAATTCAAAATAGTTTTGAATTAAAACAGTTAAAAGACGATTCAAATAAGCTGTTTAACATATCCACACAAATTACCCATGGGTTTGAAGAAAGTCCGTTATTTTCTCGAGAAGTGAAACATACTTTTGGAGAAAATCAATTATTTTCTGAAGCCGAGAACACTTTTGGAGCAAAACAGTTATTTTCTGAAAATGCGCAGAATTCTTTTGGAGAAAAACAGTTATTTTCTGAAGAAATCAAGCATTCTTTTGGAGAAAATCAGTTATTTTCTGGGGAAATAAAGGAGAGATTAGAAGAGAAACCGTTTAATGTACGGAGGCCATTGCAGAGGAGTTTGAGTTTTAATCCAGAAGGTTTTAGAGCAAGAATCTCTTTGTTCTCTATTAAGGAGAGTGAAAACCAAGAGAAGAAGAATAATAAGAGAAATGAAag AAATGATTTGGAGAATATTTCAAGTAAACGGAGAAGATCGAATTGCCAAAGTCCAGAAGTGGAGAAGCCAGTTAGACCAGTTCTCCAGCGGGCGTTTTCTGAAAACCATGCGTCTATTATGTCGGCTATGACGAGAT ttGAAACCGAGCCGGATCTAATAGGCGACTTCACGCTCCCGTTCGCGTTACCACTCACAAGCGGCGAGCACGCGGACCTCAGCTCCATATCCTGCGACACGCTGGCCGGACTGCTGCGGGGGGAGTTTGTGGACAGCATTAGTGAATTCCAG GTGATAGACTGCCGCTATCCATACGAGTTCGAAGGCGGCCACATCGCTGGTGCGGTCAACCTCTACACTCCAGAACTGGTGTTGTCTCTGGTGGAACAGCCTCGCTGGGGGGGACCCGGGCGAAGCATACTGGTGTTTCACTGCGAGTTCTCACGAGAGAGGGGGCCCAAGCT GTCCCGCTTCCTCCGCTCAAAGGACCGCATGAAGAACAAGGAGAACTACCCTTCACTCCACTACCCCGAGGTATACCTCCTGCACGAGGGATACCGCGCTTTCTACCAGCGCTACCCCGAGCTATGCTCCCCCTTGGGGTATACCGCCATGCTGGATCCTGTCCACCGCGTGGCTCTCAAGAAGCACCGCTCTTTCAGCCTGACCTCTACCTCTGGCAATAGACGAAACCGGTTCCTGCTCTAA
- the LOC123879342 gene encoding uncharacterized protein LOC123879342 isoform X2, giving the protein MSSPMCTPSKRRVLGEIQNSPLFRPKDSPTIERLKKTPINKKSPLIEHLSPLTSRSEKCKRIKVSKISRILEERSRYRMANKENELNMSETFLNMDDEQSYSLTRSKMYHKMDNEGSYSLKRSKTWLKMDSEKSHSRTRSETYLKMDTEESHSMTRSEMFLKIDNAKNNLLTRPKVCLKMDDEESHMMTEPNIFLKTDSAESNLLTSSQMCLKMDDEENYSLTRSKMCLKMDDEETHSLTRSKMYFNKDNRENESLSFRKISHKETKRNIDSVKRSNMFTTLTCKENESLMSETFIKLDVEEETRDCSFVDTFPGTSATTSNWCKAKLDFTDALQSKSFENDDETKNIDMYVPEKDENIDADFETLHDLEEEFGCTNFDECSKYEIISTDSPNIISSGRSTSRKIHSRNFEFGAPLLENEKSTSFNKPNVNATRMLNFDDENFEFTSPAVKKHSVSVKKSLKFTEKHNISVKKTLKFTETPTKKIFKCTETPVKMVLRHERSDSSIGSMSMSPKIESTKLRIYPSDSTTSMESGFISELEDQFLDYEVSSSPKMPNFKELLSGQIKDGFTGNKLLTGQIEDTFGETQLLPDEIQNSFELKQLKDDSNKLFNISTQITHGFEESPLFSREVKHTFGENQLFSEAENTFGAKQLFSENAQNSFGEKQLFSEEIKHSFGENQLFSGEIKERLEEKPFNVRRPLQRSLSFNPEGFRARISLFSIKESENQEKKNNKRNERNDLENISSKRRRSNCQSPEVEKPVRPVLQRAFSENHASIMSAMTRFETEPDLIGDFTLPFALPLTSGEHADLSSISCDTLAGLLRGEFVDSISEFQVIDCRYPYEFEGGHIAGAVNLYTPELVLSLVEQPRWGGPGRSILVFHCEFSRERGPKLSRFLRSKDRMKNKENYPSLHYPEVYLLHEGYRAFYQRYPELCSPLGYTAMLDPVHRVALKKHRSFSLTSTSGNRRNRFLL; this is encoded by the exons ATGAGTTCTCCTATGTGCACACCATCCAAGCGGAGAGTTCTAGGCGAGATTCAGAATTCTCCATTATTCAG GCCAAAGGACTCCCCAACAATAGAAAGACTGAAGAAAACACCAATTAACAAAAAGTCCCCCTTAATAGAACATCTATCACCCTTAACCAGCCGATCCGAGAAATGCAAGCGCATAAAAGTGTCAAAAATATCGCGGATACTTGAAGAGAGATCCAGATACAGAATGGCTAATAAAGAGAATGAGTTGAATATGTCAGAGACGTTCCTTAATATGGACGATGAGCAAAGTTATTCACTGACACGGTCAAAAATGTACCATAAAATGGACAATGAAGGAAGTTATTCACTGAAACGGTCGAAAACGTGGCTTAAAATGGACAGTGAAAAAAGTCATTCACGGACAAGGTCTGAAACATACCTTAAGATGGACACTGAAGAAAGTCATTCAATGACACGGTCGGAAATGTTTCTGAAAATTGATAATGcaaagaataatttattaaccaGGCCAAAAGTGTGCCTTAAAATGGACGATGAAGAAAGTCATATGATGACAGAGCCGAACATCTTCCTTAAAACTGACAGCGCAGAAAGCAATTTATTAACAAGCTCACAAATGTGCCTTAAAATGGACGATGAAGAAAATTATTCATTAACTAGGTCAAAAATGTGCCTTAAAATGGACGATGAAGAAACTCATTCACTGACGCGGTCAAAAATGTACTTTAATAAGGACAATAGAGAAAATGAATCATTATCATTTAGAAAAATTTCTCATAAGGAAACTAAAAGGAACATAGATTCGGTAAAGAGATCAAATATGTTCACAACTTTGACTTGTAAAGAAAATGAGTCTTTAATGTCAGAGACTTTTATAAAACTGGACGTGGAGGAGGAGACTAGGGACTGTTCGTTCGTTGACACGTTCCCTGGTACCTCTGCAACGACGTCCAATTGGTGCAAGGCTAAG TTGGACTTCACAGACGCACTGCAATCAAAATCCTTCGAAAATGACGATGAGACAAAAAACATAGACATGTACGTGCCAGAAAAGGACGAAAATATTGACGCAGACTTTGAAACACTACATGATTTGGAGgaagaatttggctgtaccaaTTTTGATGAGTGTTCTAAGTACGAGATCATTTCTACGGACAGCCCTAACATCATATCAAGCGGGCGCTCCACGTCAAGGAAAATACATTCCAGGAATTTCGAATTTGGTGCTCCGTTACTGGAAAACGAAAAATCTACTAGTTTCAACAAACCTAATGTTAATGCGACTCGTATGTTAAACTTCGATGATGAAAACTTCGAATTTACTTCCCCGGCTGTCAAAAAACATAGCGTTTCTGTCAAAAAATCGTTGAAGTTCACAGAAAAACACAACatatctgtcaaaaaaaccttgAAGTTTACTGAGACACcgaccaaaaaaatatttaagtgtaCAGAGACGCCGGTCAAAATGGTTTTGAGGCACGAACGTAGTGATTCTAGTATTGGATCTATGTCCATGTCTCCAAAAATTGAGTCGACAAAATTGAGGATATATCCGTCGGATTCCACAACGTCCATGGAAAGTGGGTTTATATCGGAATTAGAAGATCAATTTTTGGATTATGAAGTATCCAGTTCTCCAAAAATGCCAAACTTCAAAGAATTGCTATCCGGACAAATTAAAGATGGTTTCACTGGTAATAAATTACTAACCGGTCAAATTGAGGATACTTTTGGTGAAACTCAGCTGTTACCTGATGAAATTCAAAATAGTTTTGAATTAAAACAGTTAAAAGACGATTCAAATAAGCTGTTTAACATATCCACACAAATTACCCATGGGTTTGAAGAAAGTCCGTTATTTTCTCGAGAAGTGAAACATACTTTTGGAGAAAATCAATTATTTTCTGAAGCCGAGAACACTTTTGGAGCAAAACAGTTATTTTCTGAAAATGCGCAGAATTCTTTTGGAGAAAAACAGTTATTTTCTGAAGAAATCAAGCATTCTTTTGGAGAAAATCAGTTATTTTCTGGGGAAATAAAGGAGAGATTAGAAGAGAAACCGTTTAATGTACGGAGGCCATTGCAGAGGAGTTTGAGTTTTAATCCAGAAGGTTTTAGAGCAAGAATCTCTTTGTTCTCTATTAAGGAGAGTGAAAACCAAGAGAAGAAGAATAATAAGAGAAATGAAag AAATGATTTGGAGAATATTTCAAGTAAACGGAGAAGATCGAATTGCCAAAGTCCAGAAGTGGAGAAGCCAGTTAGACCAGTTCTCCAGCGGGCGTTTTCTGAAAACCATGCGTCTATTATGTCGGCTATGACGAGAT ttGAAACCGAGCCGGATCTAATAGGCGACTTCACGCTCCCGTTCGCGTTACCACTCACAAGCGGCGAGCACGCGGACCTCAGCTCCATATCCTGCGACACGCTGGCCGGACTGCTGCGGGGGGAGTTTGTGGACAGCATTAGTGAATTCCAG GTGATAGACTGCCGCTATCCATACGAGTTCGAAGGCGGCCACATCGCTGGTGCGGTCAACCTCTACACTCCAGAACTGGTGTTGTCTCTGGTGGAACAGCCTCGCTGGGGGGGACCCGGGCGAAGCATACTGGTGTTTCACTGCGAGTTCTCACGAGAGAGGGGGCCCAAGCT GTCCCGCTTCCTCCGCTCAAAGGACCGCATGAAGAACAAGGAGAACTACCCTTCACTCCACTACCCCGAGGTATACCTCCTGCACGAGGGATACCGCGCTTTCTACCAGCGCTACCCCGAGCTATGCTCCCCCTTGGGGTATACCGCCATGCTGGATCCTGTCCACCGCGTGGCTCTCAAGAAGCACCGCTCTTTCAGCCTGACCTCTACCTCTGGCAATAGACGAAACCGGTTCCTGCTCTAA